From Saimiri boliviensis isolate mSaiBol1 chromosome 9, mSaiBol1.pri, whole genome shotgun sequence, a single genomic window includes:
- the ZNF512B gene encoding zinc finger protein 512B isoform X2, protein MTDPFCVGGRRLPGSSRSGPGKDGGRLPMLHDPPKMGMPVVRGGQTVPGQAPLCFDPGSPAIDKTEGKKKGRPKAETQTLRDIPLSLMNDWKDEFKAHSRVKCPNSGCWLEFPSIYGLKYHYQRCQGGAISDRLAFPCPFCEAAFTSKTQLEKHRTWNHLDRPLPAPKPGPISRPVTISRPVGVSKPIGVSKPVTIGKPVGVSKPIGISKPVSVGRPMPVTRPVPATKPVTISRPMPVTRPVPATKPITVTKSVPVTKPVPVTKPVPVTKPITVTKLVTATKPMPVTKPVTVSRPIVVSKPVTVSRPIAISRHTPPCKMVLLTKSENKAPRATGRNSGKKRAADSLDACPIPPKQARPENGGYGPSGVGQSSAFQLSADTSSRSSGDPEALRAAGPASAPEEDPERTKHRRKQKTPKKFTGEQPSISGTFGLKGLVKAEDKARVHRSKKQEGPGPEDVRKKVPASPIAVSKEAPAHPAPGGPEELWQRAIHERGEAVCPTCNVVTRKTLVGLKKHMEVCQKLQDALKCQHCQKQFKSKAGLNYHTMAEHSAKPSDSEASEGGEQEERERLRKVLKQMGRLRCPQEGCGAAFSSLMGYQYHQRRCGKPPCEVDSPSFPCAHCGKTYRSKAGHDYHVRSEHAAPPPEEPTDKSPEAEDLLGVERTPSGRVRRTSAQVAVFHLQEIAEDELARDWSKRRMKDDLVPETARLNYTRPGLPTLNPQLLEAWKNEVKEKGHVNCPNDCCEAIYSSVSGLKAHLASCSKGAHLAGKYRCLLCPKEFSSESGVKYHILKTHAENWFRTSADPPPKHRSQDSLVPKKEKKKNLAGGKKRGRKPKERPSEEPVPKLPLRRDDWPLGCRDKGARGSTGRKLGASKAPEK, encoded by the exons ATGACGGATCCTTTCTGCGTTGGAGGCCGTCGGCTCCCAGGGTCCAGCAGGAGTGGTCCTGGGAAGGATGGCGGCCGACTGCCGATGCTGCACGACCCACCAAAGATGG GGATGCCGGTGGTCCGCGGTGGACAGACAGTGCCCGGCCAAGCCCCTCTCTGCTTTGACCCAGGAAGTCCAGCCATCGACAagacagaagggaagaaaaaggggcGGCCAAAAGCTGAGACCCAGACCCTCCGAGACATTCCT CTCTCCCTGATGAACGACTGGAAGGATGAGTTCAAGGCACACTCGAGGGTGAAGTGTCCAAACTCGGGGTGCTGGCTGGAGTTCCCCAGCATCTACGGGCTCAAGTACCATTACCAGCGGTGCCAAGGG GGTGCCATCTCAGATCGGCTGGCCTTCCCCTGCCCCTTCTGCGAGGCCGCGTTCACCTCTAAGACCCAGCTGGAGAAACACCGGACTTGGAACCACTTGGACCGGCCCCTGCCTGCCCCCAAGCCTGGGCCCATCAGCCGGCCAGTCACCATCAGCCGGCCCGTTGGGGTCAGCAAGCCCATTGGAGTGAGCAAACCTGTCACGATTGGCAAACCCGTGGGTGTCAGCAAGCCCATAGGCATCAGCAAGCCGGTCTCGGTCGGCAGGCCCATGCCGGTCACCAGGCCCGTGCCGGCCACCAAACCTGTCACCATCAGCAGGCCCATGCCGGTCACCAGGCCCGTGCCGGCCACCAAGCCCATCACAGTCACCAAGTCTGTGCCGGTCACCAAACCTGTACCGGTCACCAAACCTGTACCTGTCACCAAACCCATTACGGTCACAAAGCTTGTGACAGCCACAAAACCCATGCCGGTTACCAAGCCAGTGACAGTCAGCAGGCCCATTGTGGTCAGCAAGCCGGTGACGGTCAGCAGGCCCATTGCCATCAGCAGACACACACCGCCCTGCAAAATGGTGCTGCTGACCAAGTCGGAAAACAAAGCACCTCGTGCCACAGGGAGGAACAGTGGTAAGAAAAG GGCTGCGGACAGCCTGGACGCCTGCCCAATTCCACCCAAGCAGGCCAGGCCAGAGAACGGGGGGTACGGCCCCTCTGGCGTGGGCCAGAGCTCGGCCTTCCAGCTGAGTGCGGACACCAGCAGCAGGTCCTCAGGGGACCCAGAGGCACTGAGAGCTGCGGGCCCCGCGTCTGCCCCTGAGGAGGACCCTGAGCGAACAAAGCACA gaaggaaacagaaaacaccCAAGAAGTTTACAGGGGAGCAGCCTTCCATCTCAGGGACCTTTGGGCTCAAAG GCCTGGTCAAAGCCGAGGACAAGGCCCGAGTTCACCGCTCCAAGAAGCAGGAGGGACCGGGCCCTGAGGACGTCCGGAAGAAGGTGCCAGCTTCCCCCATTGCTGTCAGCAAGGAGGCACCGGCCCACCCAGCCCCAG GCGGCCCCGAGGAGCTGTGGCAGCGGGCCATCCACGAGCGCGGGGAAGCCGTCTGCCCCACCTGCAACGTGGTCACCCGGAAGACTCTCGTGGGGCTCAAGAAGCACATGGAGGTGTGTCAGAAG CTGCAGGACGCGCTCAAGTGCCAACACTGCCAGAAGCAGTTCAAGTCCAAGGCGGGCCTCAACTACCACACCATGGCAGAGCACAGCGCCAAG CCCTCTGACAGCGAGGCCTCTGAGGGGGGCGAGCAGGAGGAGCGTGAGCGGCTGCGCAAGGTGCTGAAGCAGATGGGACGGCTGCGCTGCCCCCAGGAG GGTTGTGGGGCTGCCTTCTCCAGCCTCATGGGCTACCAGTACCACCAGCGGCGCTGCGGGAAGCCGCCCTGTGAGGTGGACAGCCCTTCCTTCCCCTGCGCCCACTGCGGCAAGACATACCGATCCAAGGCCGGCCACGACTACCACGTGCGCTCAGAGCACGCGGCCCCC CCCCCCGAGGAGCCCACGGACAAGTCCCCGGAGGCCGAGGACCTGCTGGGCGTGGAGCGGACCCCAAGCGGGCGTGTGCGCCGCACGTCGGCCCAGGTGGCCGTGTTCCACCTGCAGGAGATAGCGGAGGACGAGCTGGCCCGCGACTGGAGCAAGAGGCGCATGAAGGACGACCTCGTGCCTGAGACTGCGCGG CTCAACTACACTCGGCCGGGGCTCCCCACGCTGAACCCCCAGCTGCTAGAGGCGTGGAAGAatgaagtgaaggagaaaggcCACGTCAACTGTCCCAACGAC TGCTGCGAAGCCATCTACTCCAGCGTGTCCGGACTCAAGGCTCATCTTGCCAGCTGCAGCAAG GGGGCCCACCTGGCGGGGAAGTACCGCTGCCTGCTGTGTCCGAAGGAGTTCAGCTCCGAGAGTGGCGTCAAATACCACATTCTCAAGACCCATGCAGAG AACTGGTTCCGAACGTCAGCAGACCCACCTCCTAAACACCGGAGCCAGGACTCATTGGTGcccaagaaggaaaagaaaaaaaatctggcagGCGGGAAGAAACGGGGCCGAAAGCCGAAGGAACGGCCCTCAGAGGAGCCTGTGCCCAAGCTGCCCCTGCGCCGGGACGACTGGCCCCTGGGGTGCAGGGACAAGGGGGCCCGGGGCTCCACTGGCCGGAAGCTGGGAGCCAGCAAGGCGCCTGAAAAGTGA
- the ZNF512B gene encoding zinc finger protein 512B isoform X1, which translates to MSTCSAEMTDPFCVGGRRLPGSSRSGPGKDGGRLPMLHDPPKMGMPVVRGGQTVPGQAPLCFDPGSPAIDKTEGKKKGRPKAETQTLRDIPLSLMNDWKDEFKAHSRVKCPNSGCWLEFPSIYGLKYHYQRCQGGAISDRLAFPCPFCEAAFTSKTQLEKHRTWNHLDRPLPAPKPGPISRPVTISRPVGVSKPIGVSKPVTIGKPVGVSKPIGISKPVSVGRPMPVTRPVPATKPVTISRPMPVTRPVPATKPITVTKSVPVTKPVPVTKPVPVTKPITVTKLVTATKPMPVTKPVTVSRPIVVSKPVTVSRPIAISRHTPPCKMVLLTKSENKAPRATGRNSGKKRAADSLDACPIPPKQARPENGGYGPSGVGQSSAFQLSADTSSRSSGDPEALRAAGPASAPEEDPERTKHRRKQKTPKKFTGEQPSISGTFGLKGLVKAEDKARVHRSKKQEGPGPEDVRKKVPASPIAVSKEAPAHPAPGGPEELWQRAIHERGEAVCPTCNVVTRKTLVGLKKHMEVCQKLQDALKCQHCQKQFKSKAGLNYHTMAEHSAKPSDSEASEGGEQEERERLRKVLKQMGRLRCPQEGCGAAFSSLMGYQYHQRRCGKPPCEVDSPSFPCAHCGKTYRSKAGHDYHVRSEHAAPPPEEPTDKSPEAEDLLGVERTPSGRVRRTSAQVAVFHLQEIAEDELARDWSKRRMKDDLVPETARLNYTRPGLPTLNPQLLEAWKNEVKEKGHVNCPNDCCEAIYSSVSGLKAHLASCSKGAHLAGKYRCLLCPKEFSSESGVKYHILKTHAENWFRTSADPPPKHRSQDSLVPKKEKKKNLAGGKKRGRKPKERPSEEPVPKLPLRRDDWPLGCRDKGARGSTGRKLGASKAPEK; encoded by the exons ATGTCCACTTGCTCTGCAGAGATGACGGATCCTTTCTGCGTTGGAGGCCGTCGGCTCCCAGGGTCCAGCAGGAGTGGTCCTGGGAAGGATGGCGGCCGACTGCCGATGCTGCACGACCCACCAAAGATGG GGATGCCGGTGGTCCGCGGTGGACAGACAGTGCCCGGCCAAGCCCCTCTCTGCTTTGACCCAGGAAGTCCAGCCATCGACAagacagaagggaagaaaaaggggcGGCCAAAAGCTGAGACCCAGACCCTCCGAGACATTCCT CTCTCCCTGATGAACGACTGGAAGGATGAGTTCAAGGCACACTCGAGGGTGAAGTGTCCAAACTCGGGGTGCTGGCTGGAGTTCCCCAGCATCTACGGGCTCAAGTACCATTACCAGCGGTGCCAAGGG GGTGCCATCTCAGATCGGCTGGCCTTCCCCTGCCCCTTCTGCGAGGCCGCGTTCACCTCTAAGACCCAGCTGGAGAAACACCGGACTTGGAACCACTTGGACCGGCCCCTGCCTGCCCCCAAGCCTGGGCCCATCAGCCGGCCAGTCACCATCAGCCGGCCCGTTGGGGTCAGCAAGCCCATTGGAGTGAGCAAACCTGTCACGATTGGCAAACCCGTGGGTGTCAGCAAGCCCATAGGCATCAGCAAGCCGGTCTCGGTCGGCAGGCCCATGCCGGTCACCAGGCCCGTGCCGGCCACCAAACCTGTCACCATCAGCAGGCCCATGCCGGTCACCAGGCCCGTGCCGGCCACCAAGCCCATCACAGTCACCAAGTCTGTGCCGGTCACCAAACCTGTACCGGTCACCAAACCTGTACCTGTCACCAAACCCATTACGGTCACAAAGCTTGTGACAGCCACAAAACCCATGCCGGTTACCAAGCCAGTGACAGTCAGCAGGCCCATTGTGGTCAGCAAGCCGGTGACGGTCAGCAGGCCCATTGCCATCAGCAGACACACACCGCCCTGCAAAATGGTGCTGCTGACCAAGTCGGAAAACAAAGCACCTCGTGCCACAGGGAGGAACAGTGGTAAGAAAAG GGCTGCGGACAGCCTGGACGCCTGCCCAATTCCACCCAAGCAGGCCAGGCCAGAGAACGGGGGGTACGGCCCCTCTGGCGTGGGCCAGAGCTCGGCCTTCCAGCTGAGTGCGGACACCAGCAGCAGGTCCTCAGGGGACCCAGAGGCACTGAGAGCTGCGGGCCCCGCGTCTGCCCCTGAGGAGGACCCTGAGCGAACAAAGCACA gaaggaaacagaaaacaccCAAGAAGTTTACAGGGGAGCAGCCTTCCATCTCAGGGACCTTTGGGCTCAAAG GCCTGGTCAAAGCCGAGGACAAGGCCCGAGTTCACCGCTCCAAGAAGCAGGAGGGACCGGGCCCTGAGGACGTCCGGAAGAAGGTGCCAGCTTCCCCCATTGCTGTCAGCAAGGAGGCACCGGCCCACCCAGCCCCAG GCGGCCCCGAGGAGCTGTGGCAGCGGGCCATCCACGAGCGCGGGGAAGCCGTCTGCCCCACCTGCAACGTGGTCACCCGGAAGACTCTCGTGGGGCTCAAGAAGCACATGGAGGTGTGTCAGAAG CTGCAGGACGCGCTCAAGTGCCAACACTGCCAGAAGCAGTTCAAGTCCAAGGCGGGCCTCAACTACCACACCATGGCAGAGCACAGCGCCAAG CCCTCTGACAGCGAGGCCTCTGAGGGGGGCGAGCAGGAGGAGCGTGAGCGGCTGCGCAAGGTGCTGAAGCAGATGGGACGGCTGCGCTGCCCCCAGGAG GGTTGTGGGGCTGCCTTCTCCAGCCTCATGGGCTACCAGTACCACCAGCGGCGCTGCGGGAAGCCGCCCTGTGAGGTGGACAGCCCTTCCTTCCCCTGCGCCCACTGCGGCAAGACATACCGATCCAAGGCCGGCCACGACTACCACGTGCGCTCAGAGCACGCGGCCCCC CCCCCCGAGGAGCCCACGGACAAGTCCCCGGAGGCCGAGGACCTGCTGGGCGTGGAGCGGACCCCAAGCGGGCGTGTGCGCCGCACGTCGGCCCAGGTGGCCGTGTTCCACCTGCAGGAGATAGCGGAGGACGAGCTGGCCCGCGACTGGAGCAAGAGGCGCATGAAGGACGACCTCGTGCCTGAGACTGCGCGG CTCAACTACACTCGGCCGGGGCTCCCCACGCTGAACCCCCAGCTGCTAGAGGCGTGGAAGAatgaagtgaaggagaaaggcCACGTCAACTGTCCCAACGAC TGCTGCGAAGCCATCTACTCCAGCGTGTCCGGACTCAAGGCTCATCTTGCCAGCTGCAGCAAG GGGGCCCACCTGGCGGGGAAGTACCGCTGCCTGCTGTGTCCGAAGGAGTTCAGCTCCGAGAGTGGCGTCAAATACCACATTCTCAAGACCCATGCAGAG AACTGGTTCCGAACGTCAGCAGACCCACCTCCTAAACACCGGAGCCAGGACTCATTGGTGcccaagaaggaaaagaaaaaaaatctggcagGCGGGAAGAAACGGGGCCGAAAGCCGAAGGAACGGCCCTCAGAGGAGCCTGTGCCCAAGCTGCCCCTGCGCCGGGACGACTGGCCCCTGGGGTGCAGGGACAAGGGGGCCCGGGGCTCCACTGGCCGGAAGCTGGGAGCCAGCAAGGCGCCTGAAAAGTGA
- the SAMD10 gene encoding sterile alpha motif domain-containing protein 10: MFTELRSKLSPPRGRAGAVRADFGERRDVDATAHFNFCRTLLEHTVSAESIPCHLPRTPGTSLTWHDSRSQRAASSRPIKLLQQPGTETPQGRLYSDHYGLYHTSPSLGGLTRPVVLWSQQDVCKWLKKHCPHNYLVYVEAFTQHAITGRALLRLNAEKLQRMGLAQEAQRQEVLQQLLRLQVREEGRSLQLLSQASFGKMS; this comes from the exons ATGTTCACCGAGCTGAGGTCCAAGCTGAGCCCCCCGCGAGGCCGCGCCGGGGCCGTGCGCGCGGACTTCGGGGAGCGCCGGGATGTGGACG CCACTGCCCACTTCAACTTCTGCCGGACCCTCCTGGAGCACACGGTGTCAGCTGAGAGCATCCCCTGCCACTTGCCTCGGACACCTGGCACCAGCCTCACGTGGCATGACTCCCGCAGCCAGAGGGCGGCCAGCAGCAGGCCAATCAAGCTCCTGCAGCAGCCGGGCACAGAGACCCCCCAG GGCCGGCTGTACTCTGACCACTATGGGCTGTACCACACAAGCCCCTCACTGGGCGGCCTGACCCGGCCCGTGGTCCTGTGGAGCCAGCAGGACGTGTGCAAGTGGCTCAAGAAGCACTGTCCCCACAACTACCTCGTCTACGTGGAGGCCTTCACACAGCACGCCATCACCG GCCGCGCACTGCTGCGGCTGAATGCGGAGAAGCTGCAGCGGATGGGGCTGGCCCAGGAGGCGCAGAGGCAGGAGGTGCTGCAGCAGCTGCTCCGCCTGCAGGTGCGTGAGGAGGGGCGGAGCCTGCAGCTGCTCAGCCAAG CTTCCTTCGGAAAAATGTCCTAG